The Dasypus novemcinctus isolate mDasNov1 chromosome 12, mDasNov1.1.hap2, whole genome shotgun sequence genome includes a window with the following:
- the DENND6B gene encoding protein DENND6B isoform X6 yields MDAAPGAGPRRARGGRGAPPPEPGPAAAPPPWARFSAWLECVCVVTFDLELGQALELVYPTDFRLTDKEKSSICYLSFPDSHSGGLGDTQFSFRIRQSGGQREPWHAEDRLYNQAAPEALQREAAHYFGYVYFRQVKDSSVKRGYFQKSLVLVSRLPFVRLFQALLTLIAPEYFDKLAPCLEAGEEPAGVGCPGPADACPHGSHLLPPQKLLPAPVVLASVHELDLFRCFQPVLMHVQMLWELVLLGEPLVVLAPSPAVSSEMVLALTSLLRPLRFCSDYRPYFTVHDSEFKELTTRTRAPCSSTGPTSSGWASPECQVRGGSGLHPSSPARRAGAGAWVLQPDLPGVFPGGLPKQVKLKKPSRLKTLDTKPGLCPAPPGGHPPQPAPARLSPQTPVGVCSRAQRSQRDVLPGPGGYSTLDTPRPGEGLLDWGCPSRPHAVPRLPPGLYTSYAAHLHRDKALLKRLLKGVQKQRPSDVQSAVLRRHLLELTQSFIIPLEHYLASLMPLRKSIVAWKTPPQIRPFRQDDFLRSLEHAGPQLTCFLKGDWLGLYRRFFKSPHFDGWYRQRHQEMAQKLEAVHLEAICEADIEAWMKDKSEVEVVDLVLKLREKLVRAQGHRLPVKAETLQRAQLYIEMAIGALPKDLQAVLCPP; encoded by the exons ATGGACGCCGCGCCGGGCGCCGGGCCTCGCCGGGCGCGCGGGGGCCGGGGCGCGCCGCCCCCCGAGCCGGGCCCCGCGGCCGCCCCGCCGCCCTGGGCGCGCTTCTCGGCCTGGCTGGAGTGCGTGTGCGTGGTCACCTTCGACCTGGAGCTGGGCCAGGCGCTGGAG CTGGTGTACCCGACCGACTTCAGGCTCACGGACAAGGAG AAAAGCAGCATCTGCTACCTGTCCTTTCCCGACTCCCACTCAG gcGGCCTTGGGGACACCCAGTTCAGCTTCCGCATCCGCCAGTctggagggcagagagagccctGGCATGCCGAGGACCGGCTCTACAACCAGGCGGCCCCTGAGGCGCTGCAG AGGGAGGCGGCGCACTACTTCGGCTACGTGTACTTCAGGCAGGTGAAGGACAGCTCGGTGAAGAGGGGCTACTTCCAGAAG TCCCTGGTGCTGGTGTCCCGCCTGCCGTTTGTCCGGCTGTTCCAGGCACTGCTAACGCTGATCGCCCCCGAGTACTTCGACAAGCTGGCGCCCTGCCTGGAAGCAG GTGAGGAGCCAGCCGGGGTGGGATGTCCGGGCCCTGCAGACGCCTGCCCCCACGGCAGCCACCTCCTCCCACCGCAG AAGCTGTTGCCGGCCCCAGTGGTCCTCGCCAGCGTCCACGAGCTGGACCTGTTCCG GTGCTTCCagccagtgctgatgcacgtgcAGATGCTGTGGGAGCTCGTGCTTCTCGGGGAGCCCCTGGTGGTCCTGGCACCCTCACCTGCCGTGTCCTCAGAGATGGTGCTGGCCCTGACCAG CCTCCTGCGGCCCCTGCGGTTCTGCTCTGACTATCGCCCCTACTTCACCGTCCACGACAGCGAGTTCAAGGAGCTCACGACCCGCACGCGCGCCCC ATGCTCCAGCACTGGCCCCACATCCTCCGGGTGGGCGAGCCCAGAATGTCAGGTGAGGGGGGGCTCGggcctccacccctcctccccagccaggagggcgggggcaggggcctgGGTGCTGCAGCCTGACCTGCCCGGGGTGTTCCCAGGAGGTCTCCCCAAGCAGGTCAAGCTGAAAAAGCCCTCGCGGCTGAAGACCCTCGACACCAAGCCAGGTCTGTGCCCTGCGCCCCCGGGAGGGCACCCGCCCCAGCCCGCCCCAGCCCGCCTCTCCCCTCAGACGCCCGTAGGGGTCTGCAGCAGAGCTCAGCGCTCGCAGCGGGACGTGCTCCCGGGGCCGGGGGGTTACAGCACGTTAGACACCCCCCGCCCAGGGGAGGGCCTGCTGGACTGGGGGTGCCCGAGTCGTCCACACGCGGTGCCCCGACTCCCGCCAGGTCTCTACACCTCGTACGCGGCGCATCTCCACCGGGACAAGGCGCTGCTGAAGCGGCTGCTCAAG GGTGTGCAGAAGCAGCGCCCCTCGGACGTGCAGAGCGCGGTGCTGCGGCGGCACCTCCTGGAGCTCACGCAGAGCTTCATCATCCCCCTG GAGCACTACCTGGCCAGCCTCATGCCCCTGCGGAAGAGCATCGTGGCCTGGAAG ACTCCCCCGCAGATCCGCCCCTTCCGCCAGGACGACTTCCTGCGCAGCCTAGAGCACGCGGGCCCACAGCTCACCTGCTTTCTCAAGGGCGACTGGCTGGGCCTCTACAG GCGCTTCTTCAAGTCCCCCCATTTCGACGGCTGGTACCGGCAGCGGCACCAGGAGATGGCCCAGAAGCTGGAGGCTGTGCACCTAGAGGCCATCTGTGAGGCG GACATCGAGGCTTGGATGAAGGACAAGTccgaggtggaggtggtggaccTGGTTCTGAAGCTCCGGGAGAAGCTG GTACGGGCCCAGGGCCACCGGCTCCCGGTGAAAGCCGAGACGCTGCAGCGGGCACAGCTGTACATCGAGATGGCCATTGGCGCCCTGCCCAAGGACCTACAGGCCGTCCTGTGCCCTCCCTGA
- the DENND6B gene encoding protein DENND6B isoform X9: MDAAPGAGPRRARGGRGAPPPEPGPAAAPPPWARFSAWLECVCVVTFDLELGQALELVYPTDFRLTDKEKSSICYLSFPDSHSGGLGDTQFSFRIRQSGGQREPWHAEDRLYNQAAPEALQREAAHYFGYVYFRQVKDSSVKRGYFQKSLVLVSRLPFVRLFQALLTLIAPEYFDKLAPCLEAVCSEIDQWPAPAPGQTLNLPVMGVVVQVRVPSRADIPESSPPKPCGREKLLPAPVVLASVHELDLFRCFQPVLMHVQMLWELVLLGEPLVVLAPSPAVSSEMVLALTSLLRPLRFCSDYRPYFTVHDSEFKELTTRTRAPCSSTGPTSSGWASPECQVRGGSGLHPSSPARRAGAGAWVLQPDLPGVFPGGLPKQVKLKKPSRLKTLDTKPGLYTSYAAHLHRDKALLKRLLKGVQKQRPSDVQSAVLRRHLLELTQSFIIPLEHYLASLMPLRKSIVAWKTPPQIRPFRQDDFLRSLEHAGPQLTCFLKGDWLGLYRRFFKSPHFDGWYRQRHQEMAQKLEAVHLEAICEADIEAWMKDKSEVEVVDLVLKLREKLVRAQGHRLPVKAETLQRAQLYIEMAIGALPKDLQAVLCPP, from the exons ATGGACGCCGCGCCGGGCGCCGGGCCTCGCCGGGCGCGCGGGGGCCGGGGCGCGCCGCCCCCCGAGCCGGGCCCCGCGGCCGCCCCGCCGCCCTGGGCGCGCTTCTCGGCCTGGCTGGAGTGCGTGTGCGTGGTCACCTTCGACCTGGAGCTGGGCCAGGCGCTGGAG CTGGTGTACCCGACCGACTTCAGGCTCACGGACAAGGAG AAAAGCAGCATCTGCTACCTGTCCTTTCCCGACTCCCACTCAG gcGGCCTTGGGGACACCCAGTTCAGCTTCCGCATCCGCCAGTctggagggcagagagagccctGGCATGCCGAGGACCGGCTCTACAACCAGGCGGCCCCTGAGGCGCTGCAG AGGGAGGCGGCGCACTACTTCGGCTACGTGTACTTCAGGCAGGTGAAGGACAGCTCGGTGAAGAGGGGCTACTTCCAGAAG TCCCTGGTGCTGGTGTCCCGCCTGCCGTTTGTCCGGCTGTTCCAGGCACTGCTAACGCTGATCGCCCCCGAGTACTTCGACAAGCTGGCGCCCTGCCTGGAAGCAG TGTGCAGCGAGATCGACCAGTGGCCAGCGCCCGCGCCCGGCCAGACCCTAAACCTGCCTGTCATGGGGGTCGTTGTGCAG GTACGTGTCCCCTCCAGGGCAGACATCCCGGAGTCCAGCCCCCCGAAGCCCTGCGGCCGTGAG AAGCTGTTGCCGGCCCCAGTGGTCCTCGCCAGCGTCCACGAGCTGGACCTGTTCCG GTGCTTCCagccagtgctgatgcacgtgcAGATGCTGTGGGAGCTCGTGCTTCTCGGGGAGCCCCTGGTGGTCCTGGCACCCTCACCTGCCGTGTCCTCAGAGATGGTGCTGGCCCTGACCAG CCTCCTGCGGCCCCTGCGGTTCTGCTCTGACTATCGCCCCTACTTCACCGTCCACGACAGCGAGTTCAAGGAGCTCACGACCCGCACGCGCGCCCC ATGCTCCAGCACTGGCCCCACATCCTCCGGGTGGGCGAGCCCAGAATGTCAGGTGAGGGGGGGCTCGggcctccacccctcctccccagccaggagggcgggggcaggggcctgGGTGCTGCAGCCTGACCTGCCCGGGGTGTTCCCAGGAGGTCTCCCCAAGCAGGTCAAGCTGAAAAAGCCCTCGCGGCTGAAGACCCTCGACACCAAGCCAG GTCTCTACACCTCGTACGCGGCGCATCTCCACCGGGACAAGGCGCTGCTGAAGCGGCTGCTCAAG GGTGTGCAGAAGCAGCGCCCCTCGGACGTGCAGAGCGCGGTGCTGCGGCGGCACCTCCTGGAGCTCACGCAGAGCTTCATCATCCCCCTG GAGCACTACCTGGCCAGCCTCATGCCCCTGCGGAAGAGCATCGTGGCCTGGAAG ACTCCCCCGCAGATCCGCCCCTTCCGCCAGGACGACTTCCTGCGCAGCCTAGAGCACGCGGGCCCACAGCTCACCTGCTTTCTCAAGGGCGACTGGCTGGGCCTCTACAG GCGCTTCTTCAAGTCCCCCCATTTCGACGGCTGGTACCGGCAGCGGCACCAGGAGATGGCCCAGAAGCTGGAGGCTGTGCACCTAGAGGCCATCTGTGAGGCG GACATCGAGGCTTGGATGAAGGACAAGTccgaggtggaggtggtggaccTGGTTCTGAAGCTCCGGGAGAAGCTG GTACGGGCCCAGGGCCACCGGCTCCCGGTGAAAGCCGAGACGCTGCAGCGGGCACAGCTGTACATCGAGATGGCCATTGGCGCCCTGCCCAAGGACCTACAGGCCGTCCTGTGCCCTCCCTGA
- the DENND6B gene encoding protein DENND6B isoform X11 — translation MDAAPGAGPRRARGGRGAPPPEPGPAAAPPPWARFSAWLECVCVVTFDLELGQALELVYPTDFRLTDKEKSSICYLSFPDSHSGGLGDTQFSFRIRQSGGQREPWHAEDRLYNQAAPEALQREAAHYFGYVYFRQVKDSSVKRGYFQKSLVLVSRLPFVRLFQALLTLIAPEYFDKLAPCLEAVCSEIDQWPAPAPGQTLNLPVMGVVVQVRVPSRADIPESSPPKPCGREKLLPAPVVLASVHELDLFRCFQPVLMHVQMLWELVLLGEPLVVLAPSPAVSSEMVLALTSLLRPLRFCSDYRPYFTVHDSEFKELTTRTRAPPKVVLGVTNPFFTKMLQHWPHILRVGEPRMSGLYTSYAAHLHRDKALLKRLLKGVQKQRPSDVQSAVLRRHLLELTQSFIIPLEHYLASLMPLRKSIVAWKTPPQIRPFRQDDFLRSLEHAGPQLTCFLKGDWLGLYRRFFKSPHFDGWYRQRHQEMAQKLEAVHLEAICEADIEAWMKDKSEVEVVDLVLKLREKLVRAQGHRLPVKAETLQRAQLYIEMAIGALPKDLQAVLCPP, via the exons ATGGACGCCGCGCCGGGCGCCGGGCCTCGCCGGGCGCGCGGGGGCCGGGGCGCGCCGCCCCCCGAGCCGGGCCCCGCGGCCGCCCCGCCGCCCTGGGCGCGCTTCTCGGCCTGGCTGGAGTGCGTGTGCGTGGTCACCTTCGACCTGGAGCTGGGCCAGGCGCTGGAG CTGGTGTACCCGACCGACTTCAGGCTCACGGACAAGGAG AAAAGCAGCATCTGCTACCTGTCCTTTCCCGACTCCCACTCAG gcGGCCTTGGGGACACCCAGTTCAGCTTCCGCATCCGCCAGTctggagggcagagagagccctGGCATGCCGAGGACCGGCTCTACAACCAGGCGGCCCCTGAGGCGCTGCAG AGGGAGGCGGCGCACTACTTCGGCTACGTGTACTTCAGGCAGGTGAAGGACAGCTCGGTGAAGAGGGGCTACTTCCAGAAG TCCCTGGTGCTGGTGTCCCGCCTGCCGTTTGTCCGGCTGTTCCAGGCACTGCTAACGCTGATCGCCCCCGAGTACTTCGACAAGCTGGCGCCCTGCCTGGAAGCAG TGTGCAGCGAGATCGACCAGTGGCCAGCGCCCGCGCCCGGCCAGACCCTAAACCTGCCTGTCATGGGGGTCGTTGTGCAG GTACGTGTCCCCTCCAGGGCAGACATCCCGGAGTCCAGCCCCCCGAAGCCCTGCGGCCGTGAG AAGCTGTTGCCGGCCCCAGTGGTCCTCGCCAGCGTCCACGAGCTGGACCTGTTCCG GTGCTTCCagccagtgctgatgcacgtgcAGATGCTGTGGGAGCTCGTGCTTCTCGGGGAGCCCCTGGTGGTCCTGGCACCCTCACCTGCCGTGTCCTCAGAGATGGTGCTGGCCCTGACCAG CCTCCTGCGGCCCCTGCGGTTCTGCTCTGACTATCGCCCCTACTTCACCGTCCACGACAGCGAGTTCAAGGAGCTCACGACCCGCACGCGCGCCCC ACCGAAGGTGGTCCTGGGAGTCACAAACCCTTTCTTTACCAAGATGCTCCAGCACTGGCCCCACATCCTCCGGGTGGGCGAGCCCAGAATGTCAG GTCTCTACACCTCGTACGCGGCGCATCTCCACCGGGACAAGGCGCTGCTGAAGCGGCTGCTCAAG GGTGTGCAGAAGCAGCGCCCCTCGGACGTGCAGAGCGCGGTGCTGCGGCGGCACCTCCTGGAGCTCACGCAGAGCTTCATCATCCCCCTG GAGCACTACCTGGCCAGCCTCATGCCCCTGCGGAAGAGCATCGTGGCCTGGAAG ACTCCCCCGCAGATCCGCCCCTTCCGCCAGGACGACTTCCTGCGCAGCCTAGAGCACGCGGGCCCACAGCTCACCTGCTTTCTCAAGGGCGACTGGCTGGGCCTCTACAG GCGCTTCTTCAAGTCCCCCCATTTCGACGGCTGGTACCGGCAGCGGCACCAGGAGATGGCCCAGAAGCTGGAGGCTGTGCACCTAGAGGCCATCTGTGAGGCG GACATCGAGGCTTGGATGAAGGACAAGTccgaggtggaggtggtggaccTGGTTCTGAAGCTCCGGGAGAAGCTG GTACGGGCCCAGGGCCACCGGCTCCCGGTGAAAGCCGAGACGCTGCAGCGGGCACAGCTGTACATCGAGATGGCCATTGGCGCCCTGCCCAAGGACCTACAGGCCGTCCTGTGCCCTCCCTGA
- the DENND6B gene encoding protein DENND6B isoform X3: MDAAPGAGPRRARGGRGAPPPEPGPAAAPPPWARFSAWLECVCVVTFDLELGQALELVYPTDFRLTDKEKSSICYLSFPDSHSGGLGDTQFSFRIRQSGGQREPWHAEDRLYNQAAPEALQREAAHYFGYVYFRQVKDSSVKRGYFQKSLVLVSRLPFVRLFQALLTLIAPEYFDKLAPCLEAVCSEIDQWPAPAPGQTLNLPVMGVVVQVRVPSRADIPESSPPKPCGRELLPAPVVLASVHELDLFRCFQPVLMHVQMLWELVLLGEPLVVLAPSPAVSSEMVLALTSLLRPLRFCSDYRPYFTVHDSEFKELTTRTRAPCSSTGPTSSGWASPECQVRGGSGLHPSSPARRAGAGAWVLQPDLPGVFPGGLPKQVKLKKPSRLKTLDTKPGLCPAPPGGHPPQPAPARLSPQTPVGVCSRAQRSQRDVLPGPGGYSTLDTPRPGEGLLDWGCPSRPHAVPRLPPGLYTSYAAHLHRDKALLKRLLKGVQKQRPSDVQSAVLRRHLLELTQSFIIPLEHYLASLMPLRKSIVAWKTPPQIRPFRQDDFLRSLEHAGPQLTCFLKGDWLGLYRRFFKSPHFDGWYRQRHQEMAQKLEAVHLEAICEADIEAWMKDKSEVEVVDLVLKLREKLVRAQGHRLPVKAETLQRAQLYIEMAIGALPKDLQAVLCPP; encoded by the exons ATGGACGCCGCGCCGGGCGCCGGGCCTCGCCGGGCGCGCGGGGGCCGGGGCGCGCCGCCCCCCGAGCCGGGCCCCGCGGCCGCCCCGCCGCCCTGGGCGCGCTTCTCGGCCTGGCTGGAGTGCGTGTGCGTGGTCACCTTCGACCTGGAGCTGGGCCAGGCGCTGGAG CTGGTGTACCCGACCGACTTCAGGCTCACGGACAAGGAG AAAAGCAGCATCTGCTACCTGTCCTTTCCCGACTCCCACTCAG gcGGCCTTGGGGACACCCAGTTCAGCTTCCGCATCCGCCAGTctggagggcagagagagccctGGCATGCCGAGGACCGGCTCTACAACCAGGCGGCCCCTGAGGCGCTGCAG AGGGAGGCGGCGCACTACTTCGGCTACGTGTACTTCAGGCAGGTGAAGGACAGCTCGGTGAAGAGGGGCTACTTCCAGAAG TCCCTGGTGCTGGTGTCCCGCCTGCCGTTTGTCCGGCTGTTCCAGGCACTGCTAACGCTGATCGCCCCCGAGTACTTCGACAAGCTGGCGCCCTGCCTGGAAGCAG TGTGCAGCGAGATCGACCAGTGGCCAGCGCCCGCGCCCGGCCAGACCCTAAACCTGCCTGTCATGGGGGTCGTTGTGCAG GTACGTGTCCCCTCCAGGGCAGACATCCCGGAGTCCAGCCCCCCGAAGCCCTGCGGCCGTGAG CTGTTGCCGGCCCCAGTGGTCCTCGCCAGCGTCCACGAGCTGGACCTGTTCCG GTGCTTCCagccagtgctgatgcacgtgcAGATGCTGTGGGAGCTCGTGCTTCTCGGGGAGCCCCTGGTGGTCCTGGCACCCTCACCTGCCGTGTCCTCAGAGATGGTGCTGGCCCTGACCAG CCTCCTGCGGCCCCTGCGGTTCTGCTCTGACTATCGCCCCTACTTCACCGTCCACGACAGCGAGTTCAAGGAGCTCACGACCCGCACGCGCGCCCC ATGCTCCAGCACTGGCCCCACATCCTCCGGGTGGGCGAGCCCAGAATGTCAGGTGAGGGGGGGCTCGggcctccacccctcctccccagccaggagggcgggggcaggggcctgGGTGCTGCAGCCTGACCTGCCCGGGGTGTTCCCAGGAGGTCTCCCCAAGCAGGTCAAGCTGAAAAAGCCCTCGCGGCTGAAGACCCTCGACACCAAGCCAGGTCTGTGCCCTGCGCCCCCGGGAGGGCACCCGCCCCAGCCCGCCCCAGCCCGCCTCTCCCCTCAGACGCCCGTAGGGGTCTGCAGCAGAGCTCAGCGCTCGCAGCGGGACGTGCTCCCGGGGCCGGGGGGTTACAGCACGTTAGACACCCCCCGCCCAGGGGAGGGCCTGCTGGACTGGGGGTGCCCGAGTCGTCCACACGCGGTGCCCCGACTCCCGCCAGGTCTCTACACCTCGTACGCGGCGCATCTCCACCGGGACAAGGCGCTGCTGAAGCGGCTGCTCAAG GGTGTGCAGAAGCAGCGCCCCTCGGACGTGCAGAGCGCGGTGCTGCGGCGGCACCTCCTGGAGCTCACGCAGAGCTTCATCATCCCCCTG GAGCACTACCTGGCCAGCCTCATGCCCCTGCGGAAGAGCATCGTGGCCTGGAAG ACTCCCCCGCAGATCCGCCCCTTCCGCCAGGACGACTTCCTGCGCAGCCTAGAGCACGCGGGCCCACAGCTCACCTGCTTTCTCAAGGGCGACTGGCTGGGCCTCTACAG GCGCTTCTTCAAGTCCCCCCATTTCGACGGCTGGTACCGGCAGCGGCACCAGGAGATGGCCCAGAAGCTGGAGGCTGTGCACCTAGAGGCCATCTGTGAGGCG GACATCGAGGCTTGGATGAAGGACAAGTccgaggtggaggtggtggaccTGGTTCTGAAGCTCCGGGAGAAGCTG GTACGGGCCCAGGGCCACCGGCTCCCGGTGAAAGCCGAGACGCTGCAGCGGGCACAGCTGTACATCGAGATGGCCATTGGCGCCCTGCCCAAGGACCTACAGGCCGTCCTGTGCCCTCCCTGA
- the DENND6B gene encoding protein DENND6B isoform X7, with protein sequence MDAAPGAGPRRARGGRGAPPPEPGPAAAPPPWARFSAWLECVCVVTFDLELGQALELVYPTDFRLTDKEKSSICYLSFPDSHSGGLGDTQFSFRIRQSGGQREPWHAEDRLYNQAAPEALQREAAHYFGYVYFRQVKDSSVKRGYFQKSLVLVSRLPFVRLFQALLTLIAPEYFDKLAPCLEAVCSEIDQWPAPAPGQTLNLPVMGVVVQVRVPSRADIPESSPPKPCGREKLLPAPVVLASVHELDLFRCFQPVLMHVQMLWELVLLGEPLVVLAPSPAVSSEMVLALTSLLRPLRFCSDYRPYFTVHDSEFKELTTRTRAPCSSTGPTSSGWASPECQVRGGSGLHPSSPARRAGAGAWVLQPDLPGVFPGGLPKQVKLKKPSRLKTLDTKPGLCPAPPGGHPPQPAPARLSPQTPVGVCSRAQRSQRDVLPGPGGYSTLDTPRPGEGLLDWGCPSRPHAVPRLPPGLYTSYAAHLHRDKALLKRLLKGVQKQRPSDVQSAVLRRHLLELTQSFIIPLEHYLASLMPLRKSIVAWKTPPQIRPFRQDDFLRSLEHAGPQLTCFLKGDWLGLYRRFFKSPHFDGWYRQRHQEMAQKLEAVHLEAICEADIEAWMKDKSEVEVVDLVLKLREKLVRPPSLGSRRR encoded by the exons ATGGACGCCGCGCCGGGCGCCGGGCCTCGCCGGGCGCGCGGGGGCCGGGGCGCGCCGCCCCCCGAGCCGGGCCCCGCGGCCGCCCCGCCGCCCTGGGCGCGCTTCTCGGCCTGGCTGGAGTGCGTGTGCGTGGTCACCTTCGACCTGGAGCTGGGCCAGGCGCTGGAG CTGGTGTACCCGACCGACTTCAGGCTCACGGACAAGGAG AAAAGCAGCATCTGCTACCTGTCCTTTCCCGACTCCCACTCAG gcGGCCTTGGGGACACCCAGTTCAGCTTCCGCATCCGCCAGTctggagggcagagagagccctGGCATGCCGAGGACCGGCTCTACAACCAGGCGGCCCCTGAGGCGCTGCAG AGGGAGGCGGCGCACTACTTCGGCTACGTGTACTTCAGGCAGGTGAAGGACAGCTCGGTGAAGAGGGGCTACTTCCAGAAG TCCCTGGTGCTGGTGTCCCGCCTGCCGTTTGTCCGGCTGTTCCAGGCACTGCTAACGCTGATCGCCCCCGAGTACTTCGACAAGCTGGCGCCCTGCCTGGAAGCAG TGTGCAGCGAGATCGACCAGTGGCCAGCGCCCGCGCCCGGCCAGACCCTAAACCTGCCTGTCATGGGGGTCGTTGTGCAG GTACGTGTCCCCTCCAGGGCAGACATCCCGGAGTCCAGCCCCCCGAAGCCCTGCGGCCGTGAG AAGCTGTTGCCGGCCCCAGTGGTCCTCGCCAGCGTCCACGAGCTGGACCTGTTCCG GTGCTTCCagccagtgctgatgcacgtgcAGATGCTGTGGGAGCTCGTGCTTCTCGGGGAGCCCCTGGTGGTCCTGGCACCCTCACCTGCCGTGTCCTCAGAGATGGTGCTGGCCCTGACCAG CCTCCTGCGGCCCCTGCGGTTCTGCTCTGACTATCGCCCCTACTTCACCGTCCACGACAGCGAGTTCAAGGAGCTCACGACCCGCACGCGCGCCCC ATGCTCCAGCACTGGCCCCACATCCTCCGGGTGGGCGAGCCCAGAATGTCAGGTGAGGGGGGGCTCGggcctccacccctcctccccagccaggagggcgggggcaggggcctgGGTGCTGCAGCCTGACCTGCCCGGGGTGTTCCCAGGAGGTCTCCCCAAGCAGGTCAAGCTGAAAAAGCCCTCGCGGCTGAAGACCCTCGACACCAAGCCAGGTCTGTGCCCTGCGCCCCCGGGAGGGCACCCGCCCCAGCCCGCCCCAGCCCGCCTCTCCCCTCAGACGCCCGTAGGGGTCTGCAGCAGAGCTCAGCGCTCGCAGCGGGACGTGCTCCCGGGGCCGGGGGGTTACAGCACGTTAGACACCCCCCGCCCAGGGGAGGGCCTGCTGGACTGGGGGTGCCCGAGTCGTCCACACGCGGTGCCCCGACTCCCGCCAGGTCTCTACACCTCGTACGCGGCGCATCTCCACCGGGACAAGGCGCTGCTGAAGCGGCTGCTCAAG GGTGTGCAGAAGCAGCGCCCCTCGGACGTGCAGAGCGCGGTGCTGCGGCGGCACCTCCTGGAGCTCACGCAGAGCTTCATCATCCCCCTG GAGCACTACCTGGCCAGCCTCATGCCCCTGCGGAAGAGCATCGTGGCCTGGAAG ACTCCCCCGCAGATCCGCCCCTTCCGCCAGGACGACTTCCTGCGCAGCCTAGAGCACGCGGGCCCACAGCTCACCTGCTTTCTCAAGGGCGACTGGCTGGGCCTCTACAG GCGCTTCTTCAAGTCCCCCCATTTCGACGGCTGGTACCGGCAGCGGCACCAGGAGATGGCCCAGAAGCTGGAGGCTGTGCACCTAGAGGCCATCTGTGAGGCG GACATCGAGGCTTGGATGAAGGACAAGTccgaggtggaggtggtggaccTGGTTCTGAAGCTCCGGGAGAAGCTGGTGAGGCCTCCGTCCCTCGGCAGCAGGCGCCGTTGA